A window from Drosophila subobscura isolate 14011-0131.10 chromosome O, UCBerk_Dsub_1.0, whole genome shotgun sequence encodes these proteins:
- the LOC117898834 gene encoding 5'-AMP-activated protein kinase subunit gamma-1 isoform X6, with product MLQLHFYSNHAGRLVLGGGTGRPADVLCYPLESIKEFEQISEAWKRLLAGLLKKEEDDSQIFVKFFRFHKCYDLIPTSAKLVVFDTQLLVKKAFYALVYNGVRAAPLWDSEKQQFVGMLTITDFIKILQMYYKSPNASMEQLEEHKLDTWRSVLHNQVMPLVSIGPDASLYDAIKILIHSRIHRLPVIDPATGNVLYILTHKRILRFLFLYINELPKPAYMQKSLRELKIGTYNNIETADETTSIITALKKFVERRVSALPLVDAEGRLVDIYAKFDVINLAAEKTYNDLDVSLRKANEHRNEWFEGVQKCNLDEALYTIMERIVRAEVHRLVVVDDNRKVIGIISLSDILLYLVLRPSGEGVGGSESSLRASDPVLLRKVSEVEIPAATSATTPPPRSPSAGSGNRSLIEDIPEEEPAPPARSDDSNADADSDNNKSASEDKVNNNQNQHGTGGTTGAPTANGDSSNNSPAEVSFADEAHEETEAADQVERSNCDDENRGKHDDEEENDDDDDVQVMERKKQSTAVAHKADRDEEDDGLSSAVSATSALGQSLSTPAAREMALVSE from the exons ATGTTACAATTGCACTTTTATTCGAATCATGCGGGTCGGCTGGTGCTGGGAGGGGGCACTGGTCGGCCGGCCGATGTCCTTTGCTATCCCTTGGAGAGCATCAAAGAGTTTGAGCAAATATCCGAGGCCTGGAAGCGTCTGCTAGCGGGGCTGCTCAAGAAAG AAGAGGACGACTCACAGATCTTTGTCAAGTTCTTCCGCTTCCACAAGTGCTACGATCTGATACCCACATCCGCCAAGCTGGTGGTGTTTGATACACAGCTGCTCGTAAAGAAGGCCTTCTATGCACTCGTCTACAACGGCGTAAGGGCAGCACCGCTCTGGGACTCGGAGAAGCAGCAGTTTGTGGGCATGCTGACCATCACGGACTTTATCAAGATCCTGCAAATGTATTACAAGTCGCCCAACGCCTCCATGGAGCAGCTCGAAGAGCACAAACTGGACACGTGGCGAA GTGTGCTGCACAATCAGGTGATGCCGTTGGTCAGCATTGGGCCGGATGCCTCCCTCTACGATGCCATCAAAATTCTTATTCATAGCCGCATTCACCGCCTGCCCGTGATCGATCCGGCGACCGGCAATGTCCTCTACATCCTGACACACAAACGCATACTGAGGTTCCTCTTTTTATAT ATTAACGAATTACCAAAGCCCGCGTACATGCAAAAGAGTCTACGCGAACTGAAGATCGGAACGTACAACAACATCGAGACCGCCGACGAGACCACGAGCATCATTACGGCGCTCAAGAAATTCGTGGAGCGACGCGTCTCTGCGCTGCCCCTGGTGGATGCCGAGGGCCGACTGGTGGATATCTATGCAAAGTTTGATGTGATT AATCTCGCTGCTGAGAAAACCTACAACGATCTCGATGTATCGCTGCGCAAGGCCAACGAGCATCGCAACGAGTGGTTCGAGGGCGTGCAAAAGTGCAATCTGGACGAGGCGCTCTACACCATAATGGAGCGAATTGTGCGGGCGGAGGTGCATCGCCTGGTGGTGGTCGATGATAACCGCAAGGTGATTGGCATCATCTCGCTATCAGACATATTGCTCTATCTGGTGCTGCGGCCAAGTGGCGAGGGCGTCGGCGGGTCAGAGAGCTCACTGCGGGCCTCCGATCCCGTCCTGCTGCGCAAAGTGTCGGAGGTGGAAATACCCGCAGCAACGTCAGCGACAACGCCCCCGCCTCGCAGTCCCTCGGCAGGGTCCGGCAATCGCAGTCTGATCGAGGACATACCCGAGGAGGAGCCGGCGCCGCCAGCAAGGAGCGACGATTCGAATGCCGATGCAGACAGTGATAACAACAAGTCCGCCAGTGAGGATAAGGtcaacaacaaccagaaccagcacGGGACGGGAGGAACGACGGGGGCGCCGACGGCCAATGGTGATAGTAGCAACAACAGTCCAGCCGAAGTGTCCTTTGCCGATGAGGCACACGAAGAGACGGAAGCCGCCGACCAGGTCGAGCGCAGCAATTGTGATGATGAAAACCGCGGGAAGcatgacgacgaggaggaaaacgatgacgacgatgacgtGCAGGTCATGGAGCGCAAAAAGCAATCCACAGCGGTGGCACACAAGGCGGACAGagatgaggaggatgatggCCTGAGCAGCGCCGTGTCCGCCACGTCGGCTTTGGGCCAATCCCTGTCCACGCCTGCGGCGCGAGAAATGGCGCTGGTTAgtgaataa